One region of Acanthopagrus latus isolate v.2019 chromosome 24, fAcaLat1.1, whole genome shotgun sequence genomic DNA includes:
- the LOC119015036 gene encoding probable G-protein coupled receptor 34: MTTSSSASYLTFAPPASASSNSSIPIPPTSLAISTSSFVSATSLSPPYSLFTISTSTSNQTIPCSFDDPPLRVPLAVLYSLFFIFGLLGNLFALWVFLFLHKSRNSVRVFLINCAVADLVLLACLPFRVFYHVNGNKWVLGSVACKIVGNLFYMNMYISITLLGLISLDRYLRINGKGRARRGMRMTLWGHSRPWSWVACSALWGLSLVALVPMIAMAEDKESSDKCFQYKQRNSKATGKAYFNAGLVALFWLVFTMLMVSYAKIALQLLRVSRDKPDLPNAQRYKRTAKKSFFVLFLFTVCFGPYHAFRPVYISAQLSGKEPCDYLHRVDRTNEVMLLLSAFNSCLDPVMYFLLSGSVRKTALKALGHHFGNRLLFLNDATSNSSTTEFRRPSVPMALPNTPSVTPRTSICVINSTLHRTGLTTVPPASQQ, translated from the coding sequence ATGACCACTTCATCTTCTGCCTCTTATTTAACCTTTGCTCCACCAGCCTCTGCATCATCTAACTCCTCAATTCCCATCCCTCCTACATCTCTTGCCATTTCCACGTCATCCTTCGTCTCTGccacctccctctcccctccctaCTCTCTTTTcaccatctccacctccacctcaaaCCAGACTATACCATGTTCGTTTGATGACCCTCCCCTCCGTGTGCCACTTGCAGTCCTTTACTCCCTGTTCTTCATCTTTGGGCTCCTGGGTAACCTCTTTGCCCTGTGGGTATTCCTTTTTCTACATAAAAGCCGTAACTCTGTGCGGGTCTTCCTCATCAACTGCGCTGTGGCTGATCTGGTCCTGCTGGCGTGTTTGCCTTTCAGGGTTTTCTACCATGTTAATGGAAACAAATGGGTGCTGGGATCTGTGGCCTGCAAGATTGTTGGGAATCTGTTCTACATGAACATGTACATAAGCATTACATTGCTGGGGCTCATCAGCTTGGACAGATACTTGAGGATAAATGGGAAAGGCAGAGCGAGGAGAGGCATGAGGATGACGCTGTGGGGGCACAGTCGTCCATGGAGCTGGGTGGCATGCAGCGCTCTGTGGGGTCTGTCACTGGTGGCGCTGGTGCCCATGATCGCAATGgcagaagacaaagagagcagTGACAAATGCTTCCAGTATAAGCAGCGTAACAGCAAAGCTACAGGGAAAGCCTACTTCAATGCAGGGCTAGTGGCGTTGTTCTGGCTCGTCTTCACCATGCTGATGGTCTCCTATGCAAAGATCGCTTTGCAGTTGTTGAGGGTGTCAAGGGACAAGCCTGACCTTCCCAACGCACAGAGATATAAACGGACTGCCAAGAAGTCCTTCTTTGTCCTCTTCCTGTTCACCGTCTGCTTTGGGCCCTACCACGCCTTCCGACCCGTCTACATCTCAGCCCAGCTCAGCGGTAAGGAACCTTGTGACTACTTACACCGTGTGGATCGCACCAATGAGGTGATGCTGTTACTCTCTGCCTTCAATAGCTGTTTGGATCCTGTCATGTACTTCCTGTTATCTGGCTCAGTTCGCAAAACCGCCCTCAAAGCACTGGGGCACCACTTTGGCAACCGGCTTCTCTTCCTAAACGACGCAACATCTAACAGCTCAACTACAGAGTTCAGACGACCATCTGTGCCTATGGCCTTACCCAACACTCCCTCAGTCACCCCTAGAACAAGTATCTGTGTCATCAACTCCACCCTGCACCGTACAGGACTAACCACGGTTCCACCTGCAAGCCAACAGTGA